One window of the Pelmatolapia mariae isolate MD_Pm_ZW linkage group LG15, Pm_UMD_F_2, whole genome shotgun sequence genome contains the following:
- the sh3bgrl2 gene encoding SH3 domain-binding glutamic acid-rich-like protein 2, producing MVIKVYVASSTGSLAVKKHQQAVVGFLEANRIDFQEVDITMLEEQRLWMYRNIPRDKQPEKGNPLPPQIFNDDRYCGDYEDFFLSKENNTVFAFLGLSSQPSVKDSES from the exons ATGGTCATCAAGGTTTACGTCGCCTCCTCAACTGGCTCTCTCGCG GTAAAGAAACATCAGCAGGCAGTAGTTGGTTTCCTGGAGGCCAACCGAATCGACTTCCAGGAAGTAGACATTACGATGCTGGAAGAGCAGCGGCTCTGGATGTACCGCAACATCCCCAGGGATAAACAACCAGAGAAGGGCAACCCGCTGCCTCCGCAGATTTTCAACGATGATCGCTACTGTGGT GACTATGAAGACTTCTTCCTGTCTAAAGAGAACAACACTGTATTTGCATTCCTTGGGCTCAGTTCCCAACCCTCTGTTAAA GATTCAGAGTCATAG